A single region of the Alteriqipengyuania flavescens genome encodes:
- a CDS encoding helix-turn-helix transcriptional regulator produces MRDYREQAGWSQGELARRLGVSRQTINAVETDKYDPSLPLALRMAKLFALPVPTLFIDDWEPSDDE; encoded by the coding sequence GTGCGCGATTATCGGGAGCAGGCGGGCTGGAGCCAGGGCGAACTTGCCCGGCGCCTCGGCGTGTCGCGCCAGACGATCAACGCGGTCGAAACCGACAAGTACGATCCCTCGCTGCCGCTGGCCCTGCGCATGGCGAAATTGTTCGCTCTCCCGGTGCCGACGCTGTTCATCGACGATTGGGAGCCGAGTGATGATGAGTGA
- a CDS encoding leucyl aminopeptidase family protein, protein MTDKIDFIQPDRDQDAVAIHLVNETSFSDWKKGLSGGQRAALDAQKFTGGGYETAIVPDGDGWFAVGGVADPQSLSSWCLARLAEVLPAGTYRLNTGDAGPALHGWQTAQYRFDRYTKDDKAQGPRVLLTKQVKAIDGAKAEAQAVCTVRDLVNTPAEDMGPAALEEHAEKLAKRFGAKLNVVRGDALEQGFPMVHAVGRAASRHHAPRLIEFEWGKKGNPRLAIVGKGVCFDSGGLDVKSAAGMKLMKKDMGGAAHALALAELIMQAELSVRLHCIVPAVENAISSNAFRPGDVLESRKGLTVEIGNTDAEGRLILGDALTLASEHDPDLIIDFATLTGAARVALGPDLPALMARRDATADALVAAGKAHDDEPWRLPLPDAYREYLKSDIADTNNAHTNPYAGASVAGLFLDKFVGDGIDWAHFDTFAWRPFAKPGRPKGGEALGLRAAYHMLRGRYAA, encoded by the coding sequence ATGACAGACAAGATCGATTTCATCCAGCCAGATCGCGACCAGGACGCGGTTGCCATCCATCTCGTCAACGAAACGAGCTTCAGCGACTGGAAAAAGGGCCTGAGCGGCGGCCAGCGTGCCGCCCTCGATGCGCAGAAATTCACCGGCGGGGGTTACGAAACCGCCATCGTGCCGGACGGCGACGGCTGGTTCGCCGTCGGCGGCGTCGCCGACCCGCAATCCTTGTCGAGCTGGTGCCTCGCCCGGCTGGCAGAAGTCCTTCCCGCCGGTACCTATCGCCTGAATACCGGCGATGCCGGGCCCGCACTGCACGGCTGGCAAACCGCGCAATACCGCTTCGACCGCTATACGAAAGACGACAAGGCGCAGGGCCCGCGCGTCCTGCTGACCAAGCAGGTCAAGGCGATCGACGGCGCCAAGGCGGAAGCGCAGGCAGTGTGCACAGTGCGCGACCTCGTCAACACGCCGGCCGAGGACATGGGTCCCGCCGCGCTGGAAGAGCATGCGGAAAAGCTCGCCAAGCGCTTCGGGGCGAAGCTGAACGTCGTGCGCGGCGACGCGCTGGAACAGGGCTTCCCGATGGTCCACGCGGTCGGCCGCGCCGCCAGCCGCCATCACGCACCGCGCCTCATCGAATTCGAATGGGGCAAGAAGGGCAATCCGCGCCTCGCCATCGTCGGCAAGGGGGTCTGCTTCGATTCCGGCGGTCTCGACGTCAAATCCGCAGCCGGTATGAAGCTGATGAAGAAGGACATGGGCGGCGCGGCGCACGCGCTCGCACTGGCCGAACTAATCATGCAGGCCGAACTGTCCGTGCGGCTGCACTGCATCGTGCCGGCGGTGGAGAACGCGATCTCCTCCAACGCCTTCCGCCCCGGCGACGTCCTCGAAAGTCGCAAGGGCCTGACGGTTGAAATCGGCAACACCGATGCAGAAGGCCGCCTGATCCTGGGCGACGCGCTGACGCTGGCGAGCGAACACGACCCCGACCTTATCATCGATTTTGCGACCCTGACGGGCGCGGCGCGCGTAGCCCTCGGCCCCGATTTGCCTGCGCTGATGGCGCGGCGCGACGCGACGGCAGACGCGCTGGTCGCGGCGGGCAAGGCGCATGACGACGAGCCGTGGCGCCTGCCCCTGCCCGATGCCTATCGCGAATATCTGAAGTCCGATATCGCGGACACCAACAACGCACATACGAACCCCTATGCCGGTGCGAGCGTCGCGGGCCTGTTCCTCGACAAGTTCGTCGGTGACGGGATCGACTGGGCGCATTTCGACACCTTCGCGTGGCGGCCGTTTGCCAAGCCCGGCCGGCCCAAGGGCGGCGAGGCGCTTGGCCTTCGCGCTGCCTACCACATGCTCCGTGGACGCTACGCCGCGTGA
- a CDS encoding P-II family nitrogen regulator, whose product MKKIEAIIKPFKLDEVKEALHEVGVSGITVTEAKGFGRQKGHTELYRGAEYVVDFLPKVKLDVIVGDDIAERCVEAIASAAQTGRIGDGKIFVTNIESALRIRTGERDDDAI is encoded by the coding sequence ATGAAAAAGATCGAAGCCATCATCAAGCCATTCAAACTGGACGAGGTGAAGGAGGCGCTCCACGAAGTCGGCGTGTCCGGCATCACCGTGACGGAGGCCAAGGGCTTCGGCCGGCAGAAGGGCCACACCGAGCTTTACCGCGGGGCGGAATACGTCGTCGACTTCCTGCCCAAGGTGAAGCTCGACGTGATCGTGGGCGACGACATCGCCGAACGCTGTGTCGAAGCGATCGCATCGGCTGCCCAGACCGGCCGCATCGGCGACGGCAAGATTTTCGTCACCAACATCGAGAGCGCGCTGCGCATCCGCACCGGAGAGCGCGACGACGACGCGATCTGA
- a CDS encoding lysozyme → MHHSLIFETVRAIAGRGLDAEESRRLSEALDEAFGSCPALTITGERRVSPRGIALIQRFEGCAKRRADGSYAAYPDPGTGGAPWTIGWGATGPDIGPRTVWTRAQCDARLEEDVARHAQDVDTAIGDAATTQAQFDALVSFHFNTGAIRRATLTKRHRAGRHDDAVREFARWNRAGGRVLKGLVRRRAAEAALYQG, encoded by the coding sequence ATGCATCATTCCCTGATTTTCGAAACCGTCCGCGCAATCGCCGGGCGCGGCCTCGATGCCGAAGAAAGCAGGCGATTGAGCGAGGCGCTGGACGAAGCGTTCGGGTCTTGCCCCGCTCTTACGATTACCGGCGAACGCAGGGTTTCCCCGCGGGGTATTGCGTTGATCCAGCGATTCGAAGGCTGCGCGAAACGGCGGGCGGATGGCAGCTACGCCGCCTATCCAGACCCAGGCACGGGGGGCGCGCCATGGACTATCGGCTGGGGCGCGACCGGGCCCGACATCGGCCCGCGAACCGTATGGACCCGCGCGCAATGCGATGCGCGGCTGGAAGAGGACGTCGCCCGCCACGCGCAGGATGTCGATACTGCCATCGGCGATGCCGCGACCACGCAGGCCCAGTTCGACGCGCTGGTATCCTTCCATTTCAACACAGGTGCGATCCGCCGGGCCACGCTGACCAAGCGTCATCGGGCAGGTCGCCACGACGACGCTGTCCGGGAATTTGCCCGCTGGAACCGGGCGGGCGGAAGGGTGCTGAAAGGCCTCGTGCGCAGGCGCGCTGCCGAAGCGGCGCTTTATCAAGGCTGA
- a CDS encoding polysaccharide deacetylase family protein: MRRILFPLLAALPSAMMLTACQQPDGQATGKDGAAETSVQTTASAIASSSADPDSPGPAPAATASATSISEKLQGGEFTMEYSWPAAVSAIPALARRLGDERDRIAAEEKAEWRDMIDDCPKDAVSCRNRSFGKEWKVVANLPSYLSLSADVSTYRGGAHGDYGMESLVWDKRRGEAVDGIDLFRSPEALGEAVAARYCKALDQKRFGRRGIELPSDDPFSDCPTMDELAVLVGSSNGKTFDRITLYAAPYVAGSYAEGAYEVDLDIDRAVIAAVKPAYRRDFSVRH; this comes from the coding sequence ATGCGCCGTATCCTGTTCCCCCTGTTGGCTGCGCTGCCTTCAGCGATGATGCTCACGGCCTGCCAGCAACCGGATGGGCAGGCGACGGGGAAGGACGGCGCGGCAGAGACCTCGGTGCAGACGACCGCATCGGCCATCGCGTCGTCGAGTGCGGATCCCGATTCGCCCGGGCCAGCGCCCGCTGCGACCGCGAGCGCCACTTCGATCTCTGAAAAGCTGCAGGGCGGCGAATTCACCATGGAATATTCCTGGCCTGCCGCCGTCTCCGCCATCCCCGCACTCGCACGGCGGCTGGGCGATGAGCGGGATCGTATCGCGGCCGAGGAGAAGGCCGAGTGGCGCGACATGATCGACGATTGCCCCAAGGATGCCGTGTCGTGCCGGAACCGCAGCTTCGGCAAGGAATGGAAGGTCGTCGCCAACCTGCCGTCCTATCTCAGCCTGTCCGCCGACGTCTCGACCTATCGCGGCGGGGCGCACGGCGATTATGGCATGGAATCGCTGGTGTGGGACAAGCGCCGGGGCGAGGCCGTGGACGGGATCGACCTCTTCCGCTCTCCCGAAGCGCTCGGCGAGGCGGTGGCCGCGCGGTATTGCAAGGCGCTCGACCAGAAACGCTTCGGCCGCCGCGGGATCGAGCTTCCTTCGGACGATCCCTTTTCCGATTGCCCGACGATGGACGAGCTTGCCGTGTTGGTCGGCTCCTCGAACGGAAAGACCTTCGACCGGATCACGCTGTACGCCGCGCCCTACGTGGCGGGCAGCTACGCCGAAGGGGCTTACGAGGTCGATCTCGACATCGACAGGGCCGTCATCGCGGCAGTCAAGCCTGCCTATCGCCGGGATTTCAGCGTCCGGCACTAG
- a CDS encoding glycosyltransferase, producing the protein MPGSAKPLLICDLTQSYSAHGGGGISTYLREKREYLAAKTPHRHLQIVPGPEDRIVERGNHIWCEIGSDPVRGSPNYRFILRTSKVREVLAHYQPDVIESLCPWILPWTAIRHRRAFPGTALVAGYRTDFPEAHVHRVATDVGGKWFGKFMRFMSICYGEITYREFDRIYTLGRDNLPALAEMKVDRVDMLNLGVDTNLFSPEARDPAFRSELGLSGPGPLLAYAGRIDNEKKADRLVELMRRLPRDMGAGLVMLGDGKLREPLEEVARAEGLPIAFTGFIGDRAQLARALASSDIYVSAMADETFGISIIEAQSCGLPVVGVHSGAMPARVTPQLGRLGPVDDIDAMAGFVQEIWRGEIEAMGQAARDHVLANFSWDRTFERLLGTVYPPALARAARRVGRPAPTAVLTGAPLPEAS; encoded by the coding sequence ATGCCCGGCTCGGCTAAGCCACTGCTGATCTGCGACCTGACGCAAAGCTACTCCGCGCACGGCGGCGGGGGCATCAGCACCTACTTGCGCGAGAAGCGCGAATATCTCGCCGCCAAGACGCCGCATCGCCACCTGCAGATCGTTCCCGGCCCGGAAGATCGCATCGTCGAGCGCGGCAATCATATCTGGTGCGAAATCGGCTCCGACCCGGTGCGCGGCAGCCCCAATTACCGCTTCATCCTGCGCACTTCGAAAGTGCGCGAGGTGCTGGCGCACTACCAGCCGGACGTCATCGAATCGCTCTGCCCGTGGATCCTCCCGTGGACCGCGATCCGCCATCGTCGCGCCTTTCCCGGCACCGCGCTGGTGGCCGGATACCGGACGGATTTTCCCGAAGCGCACGTTCACCGCGTCGCCACCGATGTCGGCGGCAAGTGGTTCGGGAAATTCATGCGCTTTATGAGCATTTGCTACGGCGAGATCACCTACCGCGAATTCGACCGTATCTACACGCTCGGCCGGGACAATTTGCCGGCCTTGGCGGAAATGAAGGTCGACAGGGTCGACATGCTCAACCTGGGCGTCGACACGAACCTGTTCTCTCCCGAGGCCCGCGACCCGGCTTTCCGGAGCGAGCTTGGCTTGTCCGGCCCTGGCCCACTGCTCGCCTATGCCGGGCGTATCGACAACGAGAAGAAGGCCGATCGCTTGGTCGAATTGATGCGCCGCCTGCCGCGTGACATGGGCGCGGGTCTCGTCATGCTGGGCGACGGAAAGCTGCGCGAGCCGCTGGAGGAGGTTGCCCGCGCGGAAGGCTTGCCGATCGCCTTTACCGGCTTCATCGGTGACAGGGCGCAGCTCGCCCGCGCGCTGGCATCGTCGGACATCTACGTGTCGGCCATGGCGGACGAGACTTTCGGCATTTCGATCATCGAAGCGCAGAGCTGCGGGTTGCCTGTGGTGGGCGTGCATTCGGGTGCCATGCCGGCACGGGTCACCCCGCAGCTTGGCCGGCTCGGTCCGGTCGACGATATCGACGCCATGGCGGGCTTCGTTCAGGAAATATGGCGCGGCGAGATCGAAGCAATGGGGCAGGCCGCGCGTGACCACGTGCTCGCCAACTTCAGTTGGGACCGCACTTTCGAGCGTCTCTTGGGAACGGTCTATCCCCCCGCGCTGGCCCGCGCAGCCCGCCGCGTTGGCCGTCCGGCGCCGACTGCCGTGCTTACCGGCGCACCGCTTCCCGAAGCTTCCTGA
- a CDS encoding fasciclin domain-containing protein — protein sequence MKQWFLACTAGALVLTGCSAEDGTSEPAGTASESSTLATVIGQADGISTVASTLSDSGLSGVFDGAASYTVLAPSDAAFEAAVPEGTSLTGADGRPLAIAVVRQHIVPGYLSPDDIRKAVESAGGGSVTMASYGGEDLTFTIDGETIMVAGPGGKSARLDGSASTASNGVVIPIDGVLVDIPAATTAAE from the coding sequence ATGAAACAGTGGTTCCTTGCCTGCACCGCAGGTGCCCTAGTCCTTACCGGATGCAGCGCCGAAGACGGCACGAGCGAACCCGCAGGAACCGCTAGCGAATCGTCAACTCTGGCCACTGTGATCGGTCAGGCCGACGGGATTTCGACGGTTGCGTCGACGCTTTCGGATAGCGGCTTGTCGGGCGTGTTCGACGGTGCTGCTTCCTACACCGTGCTCGCACCCAGCGATGCTGCCTTCGAGGCTGCTGTTCCGGAAGGTACGTCCCTCACCGGCGCGGATGGCCGGCCGCTAGCGATCGCCGTGGTCCGGCAGCATATCGTGCCGGGTTACCTGAGCCCGGACGATATACGCAAGGCGGTCGAAAGTGCCGGCGGCGGGTCGGTCACCATGGCCAGCTATGGCGGGGAAGACCTGACCTTCACTATCGACGGTGAAACGATCATGGTGGCCGGGCCGGGCGGAAAGTCCGCCCGTCTTGACGGCTCTGCCAGCACCGCCAGCAACGGCGTGGTCATTCCCATCGATGGCGTGCTGGTCGATATTCCCGCCGCGACAACCGCCGCCGAATAA
- the glnA gene encoding type I glutamate--ammonia ligase: protein MSKVSDVLKEMKDNEVEWVDLRFTDPRGKWQHLTMTAGAMNEDTLEDGLMFDGSSIAGWKAINESDMILKPDLERTYLDPFSATPMMVLFCDVLEPSTGDLYARDPRSTAKRAEAFLKSTGIGDTIYVGPEAEFFMFDDVRFEDGYAGSGYQIDDVELPTNSGAELPGGNMAHRPRAKGGYFPVAPVDSAMDIRGEMVATMLEMGLDCDKHHHEVAAAQHELGLTFSTLVKTADEMQIYKYVVHQVAHAYGKTATFMPKPIKDDNGSGMHTHMSIWDDGKPLFAGNEYAGLSETCLYYIGGVIKHAKALNAFTNPTTNSYKRLVPGFEAPVLLAYSARNRSAACRIPYGAGEKAKRVEFRFPDAMANPYLCYSALLMAGLDGIRNKIHPGEAMDKNLYDLPPAELADVPTVAGSLREALEALEADHQFLLEGDVFSQDQILAYAELLWEDVSRWETTPTAAEFDMYYSA from the coding sequence ATGTCCAAGGTTAGCGACGTTCTGAAGGAAATGAAGGACAACGAGGTCGAATGGGTCGACCTGCGTTTCACCGATCCCCGCGGCAAGTGGCAGCACCTGACCATGACGGCGGGCGCAATGAACGAAGACACGCTGGAAGACGGTCTGATGTTCGACGGTTCTTCCATCGCCGGCTGGAAAGCCATCAACGAAAGCGACATGATCCTGAAGCCGGACCTGGAGCGCACCTATCTCGATCCGTTCAGCGCAACGCCGATGATGGTCCTGTTCTGCGACGTGCTGGAACCCTCCACCGGCGATCTCTACGCGCGCGACCCGCGTTCCACCGCGAAGCGTGCCGAAGCGTTCCTGAAGTCGACCGGCATCGGCGACACGATCTACGTCGGTCCGGAAGCCGAATTCTTCATGTTCGACGACGTCCGCTTCGAAGACGGTTATGCCGGCAGCGGCTACCAGATCGACGATGTCGAACTGCCGACCAATTCGGGCGCAGAACTGCCCGGCGGCAACATGGCCCACCGCCCGCGCGCCAAGGGCGGCTACTTCCCCGTCGCGCCGGTCGACAGCGCGATGGACATCCGCGGCGAAATGGTCGCCACGATGCTCGAAATGGGTCTCGACTGCGACAAGCACCACCACGAGGTTGCCGCCGCCCAGCACGAGCTTGGCCTGACCTTCTCCACGCTGGTGAAGACTGCCGACGAGATGCAGATCTACAAGTACGTGGTGCACCAGGTCGCCCACGCTTACGGCAAGACGGCGACTTTCATGCCCAAGCCGATCAAGGACGACAACGGCAGCGGGATGCACACCCACATGTCGATCTGGGACGACGGCAAGCCGTTGTTCGCGGGCAACGAATATGCCGGCCTTTCGGAAACCTGCCTCTATTACATCGGCGGCGTCATCAAGCACGCCAAGGCGCTGAACGCCTTCACCAACCCGACCACGAACAGCTACAAGCGGCTGGTGCCGGGCTTCGAGGCGCCGGTGCTGCTCGCCTATTCGGCGCGCAACCGTTCGGCAGCGTGCCGCATCCCCTACGGTGCGGGCGAGAAGGCGAAGCGCGTGGAATTCCGCTTCCCCGATGCGATGGCCAATCCGTACCTGTGCTATTCGGCGCTGCTGATGGCCGGTCTCGACGGGATCCGGAACAAGATCCATCCTGGCGAGGCGATGGACAAGAACCTCTACGACCTGCCGCCGGCCGAATTGGCCGACGTGCCCACCGTCGCAGGTTCGTTGCGCGAGGCGCTCGAAGCGCTGGAAGCCGATCACCAGTTCCTGCTGGAAGGGGATGTCTTCAGCCAAGACCAGATCCTCGCCTATGCCGAATTGCTGTGGGAAGACGTCAGCCGCTGGGAAACCACGCCGACGGCCGCAGAATTCGACATGTATTACAGCGCTTAA
- the argC gene encoding N-acetyl-gamma-glutamyl-phosphate reductase — translation MQVFIDGAAGTTGLEIAERLQGRSEFSLIVLDDARRKDAAARREALNECDVAILCLPDDAAREAIAVIDNDSTRVIDASSAHRVADGWTYGFPELVGREAVAGARFVSNPGCYPTGFLGLVAPLVRAGLLPADWPFTINAVSGYSGGGKALIERYEGRGAPAFRAYGYDLAHKHLPEMKVHAGLAHPVIFAPAVVPAYRGMIVEVPLHLAAMAGDPTADNLREALAAFYAGSRIVTVHRQEPVGELLLDVDAAPHDGMELFVFGNAGGWHARLVARLDNLGKGASGAAVQNLNLMAGLEETAGLRL, via the coding sequence ATGCAGGTTTTCATCGACGGGGCAGCCGGCACCACCGGCCTCGAGATCGCCGAGCGGCTGCAGGGGCGCAGCGAATTTTCCCTGATCGTGCTCGACGATGCCCGGCGCAAGGATGCCGCCGCTCGGCGCGAGGCGCTGAACGAGTGCGATGTCGCGATCCTCTGCCTGCCCGATGACGCGGCGCGCGAAGCGATCGCCGTGATCGACAACGACTCGACGCGCGTAATCGACGCCTCCAGCGCCCACCGCGTGGCCGATGGCTGGACCTACGGCTTTCCCGAACTGGTCGGGCGCGAGGCCGTGGCCGGCGCCCGCTTCGTCAGCAATCCAGGCTGCTACCCGACCGGCTTCCTCGGCCTCGTCGCGCCGCTGGTCCGCGCCGGCCTCCTGCCTGCGGACTGGCCCTTCACGATAAACGCCGTCAGCGGCTATTCCGGCGGCGGCAAGGCGCTGATCGAACGGTACGAAGGGCGCGGCGCCCCTGCATTCCGCGCCTATGGATACGATCTTGCGCACAAGCACTTGCCGGAAATGAAGGTCCATGCGGGCCTCGCCCATCCGGTGATCTTCGCCCCCGCGGTCGTGCCGGCCTATCGCGGGATGATCGTCGAGGTGCCGCTGCATCTCGCCGCGATGGCGGGCGATCCGACCGCAGACAACCTGCGGGAGGCGTTGGCTGCGTTCTACGCCGGTTCCCGCATCGTCACCGTCCATCGGCAAGAACCGGTTGGCGAACTGTTGCTGGACGTCGACGCCGCTCCACACGACGGGATGGAACTGTTCGTGTTCGGCAATGCGGGCGGATGGCACGCGCGGCTCGTTGCGCGGCTCGATAACCTCGGCAAGGGGGCGAGCGGCGCCGCGGTGCAGAACCTGAACCTGATGGCAGGGCTGGAAGAAACGGCCGGGCTGCGGCTCTGA